A genomic segment from Anas platyrhynchos isolate ZD024472 breed Pekin duck chromosome 5, IASCAAS_PekinDuck_T2T, whole genome shotgun sequence encodes:
- the GOLGA5 gene encoding golgin subfamily A member 5 isoform X2, protein MSWLVDLAGKAEDLLNRVDQGAASALSKKDTASSAVYDNKNLGTANEYSELQQHTGELKYQTSSKAAYISSAADNIKHQKATILAGTANVKPARRTSSEVASSAESVSAPRASSHFVRRKKSEPDDELLFDFLNSSEKEPNGRMDSKREKSKAPVTQNHSRTSSISSVSTSTQSGKTTEDNSTRSQETPDSSDSGLGAQVDGVKDSSLSAVANPSLTANDDLKSHELSNLRLENQLLRNEVQSLNQEMASLIQRSKETQEELNKSRERVEKWNVDHSKSDRIVRELRARVDDLTEAVGAKDSQLAVLKVRLQEADQLLSSRTEALEALQSEKSRIIQDHSEGSSLQNQALQTLQDRLRDADSALKREQESYKQMQNEFAARLSKLEAERQKLAEGITEAERKFLDEKRRADELQQQVKVTKNHLESAKQELADYKQKATRILQSKEKLINSLKEGSGIEGMDSHTASTMELEELRHERDTQREEIQKLMGQIQQMRTELQDMETQQVSEAESVREQLQDLQEQIAAQKMAKQETEAELERQKQELHYTEEELYRTKNTLQSRIKDREEEIQKLRNQLTNKALSSSSQTELENRLHQLTETLIQKQTMLESLSTEKNSLVYQLERLEQQLKAIQGSSSNGPSINMSGIDGAEGARMRNVPVLFSDMDTNMAGMYGRVRKAASSIDQFSIRLGIFLRRYPIARVFVIIYMALLHLWVMIVLLTYTPEMHHDSPSGR, encoded by the exons ATGTCCTGGCTGGTCGATCTCGCTGGAAAGGCAGAGGATCTCCTCAACAGGGTCGATCAAGGTGCTGCATCAGCTCTGAGCAAAAAGGACACAGCGAGCAGTGCGGTTTATGATAACAAGAATTTGGGCACTGCCAATGAGTATTCCGAACTGCAGCAGCATACGGGAGAGCTGAAGTACCAGACGTCATCCAAAGCAGCCTACATTTCCTCAGCAGCTGATAATATTAAACACCAAAAGGCTACAATCCTAGCAGGAACAGCAAATGTTAAACCAGCACGTAGGACGTCTTCAGAAGTTGCTTCTTCTGCAGAAAGCGTTTCTGCACCCAGAGCTTCCTCACATtttgtgaggagaaaaaagtcTGAACCTGATGATGAGTTGCTATTTGATTTTCTCAACAGTTCTGAGAAAGAGCCTAATGGAAGGATGGACAGtaaaagagagaagagcaagGCACCTGTTACTCAAAATCACTCTCGGACTTCAAGCATTAGTTCTGTGTCTACGAGTACGCAGAGTGGAAAAACAACTGAAGATAATTCCACCAGGAGCCAAG AAACTCCAGACAGTTCAGATTCTGGTCTGGGAGCACAAGTGGATGGCGTGAAGGATTCCTCGCTAAGTGCAGTAGCTAATCCTAGCCTTACAGCTAATGATGATCTTAAATCACACGAGCTATCCAATCTTCGCCTGGAGAATCAGCTGTTGCGGAATGAAGTGCAATCTTTAAATCAAGAAATGGCATCATTAATTCAGAGGTCCAAAGAAACACAAGAAG AATTGAACAAATCCCGGGAAAGAGTGGAAAAGTGGAATGTTGATCATTCGAAGAGTGACAGGATAGTTAGAGAACTTCGAGCTCGAGTTGATGATCTGACGGAAGCTGTTGGTGCCAAGGATTCCCAGCTAGCTGTGCTGAAAGTACGCTTGCAAGAAGCTGACCAGCTTTTAAGTTCTCGGACAGAAGCTTTGGAAGCATtgcagagtgaaaaatcacg GATAATACAAGACCACAGTGAAGGGAGCAGTCTGCAAAATCAAGCCCTTCAAACCCTTCAGGACAGGTTGCGTGATGCAGACTCTGCACTGAAGCGAGAGCAAGAAAGTTACAAACAAATGCAG AATGAGTTTGCGGCACGTTTAAGTAAACTGGAAGCAGAACGTCAGAAATTGGCAGAAGGGATaactgaagcagaaagaaagttttTAGATGAAAAAAGGCGAGCTGATGAGCTTCAGCAGCAAGTCAAAGTAACTAAAAACCACCTAGAATCTGCAAAACAGGAACTGGCAGACTACAAACAAAAAGCGACTCGCATACTCCAA TCCAAAGAAAAGTTGATAAACAGCCTAAAAGAAGGCTCTGGTATTGAAGGTATGGATAGCCATACAGCAAGCACAATGGAACTGGAAGAACTGAGACATGAGCGTGACACgcagagagaagaaatacagaagctAATGGGGCAAATACAGCAGATGAGAACAGAGCTGCAG GATATGGAGACTCAGCAGGTGAGTGAAGCTGAGTCAGTGAGGGAGCAGCTTCAAGACCTACAAGAGCAAATAGCAGCACAGAAAATGGCCAAGCAAGAGACAGAAGCTGAACTAGAACGGCAAAAACAG GAACTCCATTATACTGAGGAGGAATTGTATCgaacaaaaaacactttgcaaagcagaataaaagacagagaggaagaaattcAGAAGCTCAGAAATCAG ctCACAAACAAGGCTCTAAGTAGTAGTAGTCAGACTGAATTAGAAAATCGGCTTCATCAGCTGACAGAAACACTTATTCAGAAGCAGACTATGTTAGAGAGCCTGAGCACAGAGAAAAACTCACTTGTTTATCAGCTAGAACGGCTTGAGCAACAGCTGAAGGCTATCCAAGGCAGTAGTTCTAATGGACCTTCCATTAACATGTCGGGAATTGATGGTGCTGAAG GTGCTCGTATGCGTAATGTTCCTGTCCTTTTCAGTGACATGGATACTAACATGGCAGGAATGTATGGGAGAGTTCGCAAAGCTGCCAGTAGTATAGATCAGTTTAG CATTCGGCTAGGAATCTTTTTAAGACGGTATCCCATAGCAAGAGTCTTTGTAATCATCTATATG GCATTGCTTCATCTGTGGGTAATGATTGTTCTACTTACCTACACCCCAGAAATGCATCACGACAGTCCCAGTGGCAGATAG
- the GOLGA5 gene encoding golgin subfamily A member 5 isoform X1 produces MSWLVDLAGKAEDLLNRVDQGAASALSKKDTASSAVYDNKNLGTANEYSELQQHTGELKYQTSSKAAYISSAADNIKHQKATILAGTANVKPARRTSSEVASSAESVSAPRASSHFVRRKKSEPDDELLFDFLNSSEKEPNGRMDSKREKSKAPVTQNHSRTSSISSVSTSTQSGKTTEDNSTRSQGNETPDSSDSGLGAQVDGVKDSSLSAVANPSLTANDDLKSHELSNLRLENQLLRNEVQSLNQEMASLIQRSKETQEELNKSRERVEKWNVDHSKSDRIVRELRARVDDLTEAVGAKDSQLAVLKVRLQEADQLLSSRTEALEALQSEKSRIIQDHSEGSSLQNQALQTLQDRLRDADSALKREQESYKQMQNEFAARLSKLEAERQKLAEGITEAERKFLDEKRRADELQQQVKVTKNHLESAKQELADYKQKATRILQSKEKLINSLKEGSGIEGMDSHTASTMELEELRHERDTQREEIQKLMGQIQQMRTELQDMETQQVSEAESVREQLQDLQEQIAAQKMAKQETEAELERQKQELHYTEEELYRTKNTLQSRIKDREEEIQKLRNQLTNKALSSSSQTELENRLHQLTETLIQKQTMLESLSTEKNSLVYQLERLEQQLKAIQGSSSNGPSINMSGIDGAEGARMRNVPVLFSDMDTNMAGMYGRVRKAASSIDQFSIRLGIFLRRYPIARVFVIIYMALLHLWVMIVLLTYTPEMHHDSPSGR; encoded by the exons ATGTCCTGGCTGGTCGATCTCGCTGGAAAGGCAGAGGATCTCCTCAACAGGGTCGATCAAGGTGCTGCATCAGCTCTGAGCAAAAAGGACACAGCGAGCAGTGCGGTTTATGATAACAAGAATTTGGGCACTGCCAATGAGTATTCCGAACTGCAGCAGCATACGGGAGAGCTGAAGTACCAGACGTCATCCAAAGCAGCCTACATTTCCTCAGCAGCTGATAATATTAAACACCAAAAGGCTACAATCCTAGCAGGAACAGCAAATGTTAAACCAGCACGTAGGACGTCTTCAGAAGTTGCTTCTTCTGCAGAAAGCGTTTCTGCACCCAGAGCTTCCTCACATtttgtgaggagaaaaaagtcTGAACCTGATGATGAGTTGCTATTTGATTTTCTCAACAGTTCTGAGAAAGAGCCTAATGGAAGGATGGACAGtaaaagagagaagagcaagGCACCTGTTACTCAAAATCACTCTCGGACTTCAAGCATTAGTTCTGTGTCTACGAGTACGCAGAGTGGAAAAACAACTGAAGATAATTCCACCAGGAGCCAAGGCAATG AAACTCCAGACAGTTCAGATTCTGGTCTGGGAGCACAAGTGGATGGCGTGAAGGATTCCTCGCTAAGTGCAGTAGCTAATCCTAGCCTTACAGCTAATGATGATCTTAAATCACACGAGCTATCCAATCTTCGCCTGGAGAATCAGCTGTTGCGGAATGAAGTGCAATCTTTAAATCAAGAAATGGCATCATTAATTCAGAGGTCCAAAGAAACACAAGAAG AATTGAACAAATCCCGGGAAAGAGTGGAAAAGTGGAATGTTGATCATTCGAAGAGTGACAGGATAGTTAGAGAACTTCGAGCTCGAGTTGATGATCTGACGGAAGCTGTTGGTGCCAAGGATTCCCAGCTAGCTGTGCTGAAAGTACGCTTGCAAGAAGCTGACCAGCTTTTAAGTTCTCGGACAGAAGCTTTGGAAGCATtgcagagtgaaaaatcacg GATAATACAAGACCACAGTGAAGGGAGCAGTCTGCAAAATCAAGCCCTTCAAACCCTTCAGGACAGGTTGCGTGATGCAGACTCTGCACTGAAGCGAGAGCAAGAAAGTTACAAACAAATGCAG AATGAGTTTGCGGCACGTTTAAGTAAACTGGAAGCAGAACGTCAGAAATTGGCAGAAGGGATaactgaagcagaaagaaagttttTAGATGAAAAAAGGCGAGCTGATGAGCTTCAGCAGCAAGTCAAAGTAACTAAAAACCACCTAGAATCTGCAAAACAGGAACTGGCAGACTACAAACAAAAAGCGACTCGCATACTCCAA TCCAAAGAAAAGTTGATAAACAGCCTAAAAGAAGGCTCTGGTATTGAAGGTATGGATAGCCATACAGCAAGCACAATGGAACTGGAAGAACTGAGACATGAGCGTGACACgcagagagaagaaatacagaagctAATGGGGCAAATACAGCAGATGAGAACAGAGCTGCAG GATATGGAGACTCAGCAGGTGAGTGAAGCTGAGTCAGTGAGGGAGCAGCTTCAAGACCTACAAGAGCAAATAGCAGCACAGAAAATGGCCAAGCAAGAGACAGAAGCTGAACTAGAACGGCAAAAACAG GAACTCCATTATACTGAGGAGGAATTGTATCgaacaaaaaacactttgcaaagcagaataaaagacagagaggaagaaattcAGAAGCTCAGAAATCAG ctCACAAACAAGGCTCTAAGTAGTAGTAGTCAGACTGAATTAGAAAATCGGCTTCATCAGCTGACAGAAACACTTATTCAGAAGCAGACTATGTTAGAGAGCCTGAGCACAGAGAAAAACTCACTTGTTTATCAGCTAGAACGGCTTGAGCAACAGCTGAAGGCTATCCAAGGCAGTAGTTCTAATGGACCTTCCATTAACATGTCGGGAATTGATGGTGCTGAAG GTGCTCGTATGCGTAATGTTCCTGTCCTTTTCAGTGACATGGATACTAACATGGCAGGAATGTATGGGAGAGTTCGCAAAGCTGCCAGTAGTATAGATCAGTTTAG CATTCGGCTAGGAATCTTTTTAAGACGGTATCCCATAGCAAGAGTCTTTGTAATCATCTATATG GCATTGCTTCATCTGTGGGTAATGATTGTTCTACTTACCTACACCCCAGAAATGCATCACGACAGTCCCAGTGGCAGATAG